One segment of Pyrococcus sp. ST04 DNA contains the following:
- a CDS encoding DUF2067 family protein, producing the protein MRAKKVIVIHVRDDVEKEEFMKEVQRLNLSAFVYIHGKLDSLKVNVQGTKDEIREAIRAIREAHKRVRGRLYPDRKGLFTYYPDDIFREASANISLPILLKTLELLGETVETKEDYIKTSMPWREIVDLVKRLSQNLEQIALQTTRQIREVVVPVSVAYDIDPEELLDMLVDLGLAEYKEDKFKYELIKNKEQALKELLEYLEGEEDEDRGHKEGGEPA; encoded by the coding sequence ATGAGGGCAAAGAAAGTCATAGTGATCCACGTGAGGGATGACGTTGAGAAGGAAGAATTCATGAAAGAAGTACAAAGGCTAAACCTTTCAGCCTTCGTCTACATCCATGGGAAGCTAGACTCCCTTAAAGTAAACGTTCAAGGGACAAAAGATGAAATAAGGGAAGCAATTAGAGCAATAAGAGAGGCCCACAAGAGGGTTAGGGGAAGACTTTATCCAGACAGGAAGGGGCTTTTCACTTATTACCCAGATGACATATTCAGAGAGGCGAGTGCCAACATTTCACTTCCAATCCTCCTGAAAACTCTAGAACTTCTGGGAGAAACAGTGGAGACTAAGGAGGATTACATAAAGACCTCAATGCCTTGGAGAGAAATAGTAGATCTAGTTAAAAGGTTAAGTCAGAACCTGGAGCAGATAGCCCTACAGACGACGAGACAGATAAGAGAGGTAGTCGTTCCGGTTTCCGTGGCATATGATATTGACCCGGAAGAGCTACTCGACATGCTTGTAGACTTAGGGCTGGCTGAGTACAAGGAGGATAAGTTTAAATACGAACTAATAAAGAACAAGGAGCAGGCCCTTAAGGAGCTGTTAGAATATCTAGAGGGTGAGGAAGATGAAGATAGAGGTCATAAAGAGGGAGGAGAACCTGCTTGA
- a CDS encoding exosome complex RNA-binding protein Csl4, with product MDEKKRAVKEGDFVLPGDYLGVIEEYLPGEGVIVEDGNLYSTRAGWVKIDKDKIEISLKPASSTPPIPKVGDIVYARVIDVKQQAVLLRMIKIEGKDNREIATSKLAGIHISQVKDGFVEDLRNEFKIGDIVRARVITDEKSPIQLTTKDPDLGVVYALCSKCRTPLVRKGNQLVCPKCGNVETRKLSTLYRKVKI from the coding sequence TTGGACGAGAAGAAAAGGGCAGTAAAAGAGGGAGACTTTGTCCTTCCGGGTGACTATCTTGGAGTTATAGAAGAATACCTGCCTGGAGAAGGCGTAATAGTGGAGGACGGAAACCTGTACTCTACCAGGGCAGGTTGGGTTAAAATTGATAAGGATAAGATAGAGATAAGCCTGAAGCCCGCCTCTTCTACACCCCCAATCCCAAAGGTAGGGGACATAGTGTACGCGAGGGTTATAGATGTAAAGCAACAGGCAGTCCTCCTGAGAATGATAAAGATCGAAGGTAAGGACAACAGGGAGATAGCAACATCAAAGCTTGCCGGAATACACATTTCGCAGGTCAAAGATGGGTTCGTTGAAGATTTGAGGAATGAATTTAAGATAGGGGACATCGTCAGGGCTAGGGTAATAACTGATGAAAAGAGCCCAATACAGCTCACAACCAAAGATCCAGACCTTGGAGTTGTCTATGCCCTTTGTTCCAAATGCAGGACTCCTCTTGTTAGAAAGGGTAACCAGCTCGTCTGTCCAAAGTGTGGCAACGTTGAAACGAGAAAGCTCTCCACACTCTACAGGAAGGTGAAGATATGA
- a CDS encoding DUF5814 domain-containing protein translates to MLFVIRRGRKKGELEAFIIENPPEKLSQIRNIKADRVLRLIMRDGRLFKVLEGSQYRNPKEIEKLLRSSRIILADADEWEDYFRRKLMNKNVEKASLCRLCLINGKITVLTEGNRIKYRDEYICESCAEEELKNELRIRFNSLGMLEQAKKLLEKFRDLDKVLYAFDPRFDPTEHPEVTKWDELKAKRVKVEKLTIDELKIPEKFKDVLKLEGIKELLPVQVLAIKKGLLEGENLLVVSATASGKTLIGELAGIPKALEGKKLLFLVPLVALANQKYEDFKRRYSRLGLKVAIRVGMSRIKTREEPVVVDTGIDAHIIVGTYEGIDYLLRAGKKIGNVGTVVIDEIHMLDDEERGPRLDGLVARLRKLYPRAQFIGLSATIGNPEELAKSLGMKLVLYDERPVDLERHIIIARNESEKWRHIAKLCRAEAMRVSSRGFKGQTIVFTFSRKRCHELASFLTGKGLRAKPYHSGLPYKQRKITEMEFQAQMIDVVVTTAALGAGVDFPASQVIFESLAMGNKWLTVREFHQMLGRAGRPLYHEKGKVYLIVEPGKKYSAQMEGTEDEVALKLLTSPIEPVIVEWGEEMEEDNVLAHACVFNKLPVIEEVHSLTLGASQSAENVLKKLEERGFVRIHSTRVEVTPFGRATSMSFLLPKEAEFIRDSLDSLDPLGIAIRLFPFENVYLPGFLQRELESAVRGRISSNIFSSSFTSILEELDKVIPEISPSAADRLFLIYQDFFNCPEQDCTDFAMERIARKIVELRVNGGEPSKISEHFRKVYGLIVYPGDVFTWLDGIVRKLEAVERIASVFNKKEVAREASIVRREIEEGRRFKVGMTNKISGGGENWTRRKGQ, encoded by the coding sequence ATGCTATTCGTAATAAGGAGGGGGCGTAAAAAGGGAGAGCTTGAGGCATTCATAATTGAGAACCCCCCTGAGAAGCTCTCTCAAATAAGGAATATCAAAGCTGATAGAGTACTTAGGCTAATAATGCGAGATGGCAGGTTATTCAAGGTTCTCGAGGGAAGCCAGTATAGGAATCCCAAGGAGATTGAGAAGCTATTAAGGAGCTCAAGGATAATCCTTGCTGACGCTGATGAGTGGGAGGACTACTTTAGAAGAAAGCTCATGAACAAGAATGTTGAAAAAGCAAGCCTATGCAGACTGTGTCTCATAAATGGAAAGATAACAGTACTAACCGAGGGAAACAGAATAAAGTACAGGGACGAATACATATGTGAAAGCTGTGCGGAGGAAGAACTGAAGAACGAGCTTCGAATTAGATTCAATTCCCTTGGAATGCTCGAACAGGCAAAAAAGCTACTTGAGAAGTTCAGAGATTTAGACAAAGTTCTCTATGCTTTCGACCCGAGGTTTGACCCAACGGAGCATCCAGAAGTAACAAAGTGGGATGAGCTAAAGGCGAAGCGGGTGAAAGTTGAAAAGCTCACGATTGACGAGCTCAAAATACCTGAAAAGTTCAAGGATGTGCTGAAGCTTGAGGGAATAAAAGAACTGCTCCCTGTCCAAGTCTTGGCAATCAAAAAGGGTCTTCTTGAGGGGGAGAATCTCCTTGTAGTCTCAGCCACCGCCAGCGGAAAGACGTTAATTGGAGAATTGGCAGGTATTCCAAAGGCATTAGAAGGAAAGAAGCTCCTTTTTCTAGTCCCCTTAGTTGCCCTGGCCAATCAAAAATACGAAGATTTCAAGAGGAGATACTCACGACTGGGCCTTAAGGTTGCAATAAGAGTTGGAATGAGCAGAATAAAGACAAGAGAGGAACCTGTAGTCGTTGATACGGGAATAGACGCCCACATCATAGTGGGAACCTATGAGGGAATAGATTATCTCCTAAGGGCCGGGAAGAAAATAGGGAATGTGGGAACGGTAGTAATTGATGAAATCCACATGCTTGACGATGAGGAGAGGGGACCAAGGCTGGACGGGCTTGTTGCTAGGCTGAGGAAACTCTACCCAAGGGCCCAGTTCATAGGACTCTCGGCCACAATAGGAAACCCGGAAGAACTCGCGAAATCCTTGGGAATGAAGCTCGTTCTCTACGACGAGAGACCTGTGGATCTTGAGAGGCACATAATAATAGCGAGAAATGAAAGCGAAAAATGGAGGCACATAGCAAAACTCTGCAGAGCGGAAGCAATGAGAGTCAGCTCCAGGGGATTTAAGGGACAAACAATAGTCTTTACCTTCTCCCGAAAGAGATGCCACGAGCTAGCCTCCTTTTTAACGGGCAAGGGATTAAGGGCAAAGCCCTATCACTCTGGCCTTCCCTACAAGCAAAGAAAAATAACAGAGATGGAGTTCCAGGCCCAAATGATAGATGTTGTCGTGACAACGGCAGCCCTAGGAGCTGGTGTTGATTTCCCAGCGAGTCAAGTTATATTCGAGAGCCTGGCAATGGGAAACAAGTGGCTTACCGTTAGGGAATTCCATCAGATGCTTGGAAGAGCAGGAAGGCCTCTTTATCATGAAAAAGGTAAAGTCTACCTTATAGTGGAGCCGGGGAAGAAATATTCAGCTCAGATGGAAGGGACTGAAGATGAAGTGGCGTTAAAACTTCTAACATCTCCAATAGAGCCAGTAATAGTTGAATGGGGAGAAGAAATGGAAGAAGACAACGTGCTTGCCCACGCATGCGTTTTCAACAAACTTCCGGTAATTGAGGAAGTTCACTCCCTAACTCTCGGGGCCTCTCAGAGTGCTGAAAATGTCTTAAAAAAGCTTGAAGAGAGGGGATTCGTTAGAATACATTCAACCAGGGTTGAAGTTACCCCCTTTGGAAGGGCAACGAGCATGAGTTTTCTCCTACCCAAGGAAGCCGAGTTCATAAGAGACTCCCTCGATTCCTTGGATCCGTTGGGAATTGCTATAAGGCTGTTCCCCTTTGAGAATGTTTATTTGCCAGGCTTTCTTCAGAGAGAGCTGGAAAGTGCCGTTAGGGGAAGGATAAGCTCGAACATATTCTCAAGCTCATTCACCTCTATCCTAGAAGAGCTTGACAAAGTGATTCCAGAGATAAGCCCAAGCGCTGCGGATAGACTGTTTCTAATTTACCAAGACTTCTTTAACTGTCCGGAACAAGATTGTACTGATTTTGCAATGGAAAGAATCGCGAGGAAGATAGTGGAACTCAGAGTTAATGGCGGAGAACCCTCAAAAATCTCTGAGCACTTCAGGAAAGTTTATGGATTGATAGTATATCCCGGAGATGTTTTTACATGGCTCGACGGTATTGTCAGGAAGCTTGAGGCCGTTGAGAGAATAGCGAGCGTTTTCAACAAAAAGGAAGTCGCCAGGGAAGCTTCTATAGTGAGGAGGGAAATAGAGGAGGGGAGAAGGTTTAAAGTTGGGATGACCAATAAGATATCGGGAGGGGGAGAAAATTGGACGAGAAGAAAAGGGCAGTAA
- a CDS encoding Lrp/AsnC family transcriptional regulator, whose translation MPGVDEIDEIIVRELKKNGRITLTELGKKVGLTASAIKNRIEKLEKLGVIKGYSAVVDPSFFGEFITAIIEVELVEPDSQELSKLLRPILRMESINDVYKKTGEFQLVIRGTFKDVDSLNGFLKDLRGIYLKNLARRTRVSIVLENFKESGVILK comes from the coding sequence ATGCCAGGCGTTGATGAGATCGATGAAATAATAGTTAGAGAGCTTAAGAAAAACGGGAGAATAACCCTAACAGAACTGGGAAAGAAGGTAGGTCTCACAGCCTCTGCAATAAAAAACAGAATTGAGAAGCTTGAGAAATTGGGAGTTATTAAGGGATATTCTGCAGTTGTCGATCCCTCCTTCTTTGGGGAGTTTATAACTGCCATAATAGAGGTCGAGTTAGTTGAGCCGGATTCTCAAGAGTTGTCCAAATTACTTAGACCAATCCTTAGGATGGAAAGCATAAATGACGTTTATAAGAAAACTGGAGAGTTCCAACTAGTTATAAGGGGAACCTTCAAGGACGTTGATTCTCTTAATGGTTTTTTAAAGGATCTTAGGGGTATCTATCTAAAGAACCTTGCCAGGAGAACGAGAGTTTCAATAGTCCTCGAGAACTTTAAAGAGAGTGGGGTAATCTTGAAGTAG
- a CDS encoding transcriptional regulator, which produces MDSGEALEKLEALLRVIGLKKNEIRIYRLLVEKKRGMRIREIQKELGISERSVRAHVLSLYRKGLLRRELIQRGWLGYVYLPVSPVEILQKIKASIIQRIEELEKEFKS; this is translated from the coding sequence ATGGATTCAGGAGAAGCCTTAGAAAAACTCGAGGCCTTATTACGAGTAATAGGTTTGAAGAAGAATGAGATTAGAATATACAGACTTTTGGTTGAGAAAAAAAGAGGAATGAGAATAAGGGAGATTCAGAAAGAGTTGGGTATAAGTGAGAGGAGCGTAAGGGCTCACGTTCTCAGTTTGTATAGAAAGGGTCTTCTCAGGAGAGAATTAATACAGCGTGGGTGGCTTGGATATGTTTATCTTCCCGTTTCTCCTGTAGAGATACTGCAGAAGATAAAGGCGAGCATAATTCAAAGAATAGAAGAGCTTGAGAAGGAGTTTAAGAGTTGA
- a CDS encoding cupin domain-containing protein gives MYIGHINDTPEKDVPNAKETTIRWLISPKVGAKNFAMRYFVIKKGGEIPIHQHDWEHEIFVVKGEGYLTKDGKNWFKVVPGSYIYIPPNEPHGYKNEDSETFEFICIIPAKREAIPDDEWAE, from the coding sequence ATGTACATTGGACATATTAATGATACCCCTGAAAAGGATGTGCCAAATGCCAAAGAGACGACAATAAGATGGCTGATAAGCCCAAAGGTTGGGGCAAAGAACTTTGCAATGAGGTACTTTGTAATCAAAAAGGGAGGAGAGATCCCAATTCACCAGCACGACTGGGAGCATGAGATATTCGTTGTGAAGGGTGAGGGGTACTTAACTAAGGATGGCAAGAACTGGTTCAAGGTTGTTCCTGGCAGTTACATTTATATACCTCCAAATGAGCCCCATGGCTACAAAAATGAGGACTCCGAGACGTTTGAGTTCATCTGCATAATTCCTGCAAAAAGAGAGGCAATTCCAGATGACGAATGGGCAGAGTGA
- a CDS encoding DUF4910 domain-containing protein produces the protein MEIQEVKEFSVENVFNDVVSISRYHRIQGSQGIVDAAKYVLNRLEEIGVDAKMITDVYDGERYHLTLPSPIAWDIIEGELSYENKTFTTKDSPLLVMAHSPPGEAEGEVLPIFSEEDFEKAEGKIVLVGEKWRDYYKKANEAGAKAFIAYRKGTGNAFPYIGLFLTKKDLEWAKIPALTVPESVASDMIGKAKKGGVRVKVRVETKILTKRDLPIVYAKIGEPPYVLFSAHICHPKPGANDNASGSAMLIELARILSKVEGRVGFAFLWIPEYHGTQAFIPKVKTEEFYANINLDMVGGSEDRANSTIMLVRTPLSRFSIISGIAEMFIEKYNSGGSSFSGSPLPRMKFKAYPYEMGSDHDIFNIFSVPGIMPITWPDNYYHTSADTPEKLSLESLSIIGKAVLSTAIFLAKAEKDELERVARGYTMKYLGELGVERKIEVAESFVMDGLARDSKFLGLNMGHELEEDGWIVWKDRGIISTKKIEYINEKLANRLKDIYEDGRMTIVHIHEFLMLSERVKEEKAWKALRDEYGKIKEDRVKEAVKILEELNIISPM, from the coding sequence ATGGAAATCCAAGAAGTAAAGGAGTTCAGCGTTGAAAACGTGTTCAACGATGTAGTGAGCATAAGTAGGTACCACAGAATCCAGGGGTCTCAGGGGATTGTGGATGCCGCCAAGTACGTTCTTAACAGGCTGGAGGAGATCGGAGTCGATGCAAAAATGATAACCGATGTATATGACGGAGAAAGATACCACCTGACACTCCCTTCCCCTATAGCGTGGGATATCATTGAAGGAGAGCTTAGCTATGAAAACAAAACCTTCACAACCAAGGATTCACCCCTTTTAGTAATGGCACACTCCCCACCTGGGGAGGCCGAAGGAGAAGTCTTACCAATTTTCAGCGAAGAAGACTTTGAGAAAGCTGAGGGAAAGATCGTTCTAGTCGGCGAAAAGTGGAGAGATTATTACAAAAAGGCCAACGAGGCCGGAGCAAAGGCTTTTATTGCCTACAGGAAGGGAACTGGAAATGCTTTTCCATACATCGGTCTCTTCTTGACTAAGAAAGATTTAGAGTGGGCAAAAATTCCAGCCCTCACAGTCCCAGAGAGCGTTGCGAGTGATATGATAGGAAAAGCTAAGAAGGGAGGAGTTAGGGTTAAGGTAAGGGTTGAAACTAAAATACTGACAAAAAGAGACCTTCCAATAGTTTATGCAAAGATCGGAGAGCCACCATATGTTCTCTTCTCAGCCCACATATGCCATCCAAAGCCCGGAGCAAACGACAACGCATCCGGTTCGGCTATGTTGATAGAGTTGGCAAGAATCCTCAGTAAAGTTGAGGGAAGAGTTGGGTTCGCATTCTTATGGATCCCGGAATACCATGGAACTCAGGCCTTCATTCCTAAGGTGAAGACTGAAGAGTTTTATGCAAACATAAACCTGGACATGGTTGGAGGTAGCGAAGATAGGGCCAACTCAACCATAATGCTCGTGAGAACTCCACTTTCAAGATTTTCGATAATCTCAGGAATAGCAGAGATGTTTATCGAGAAATACAATTCCGGAGGAAGTAGCTTCTCCGGATCTCCCTTACCCAGAATGAAGTTTAAGGCTTATCCATATGAGATGGGAAGTGACCACGACATATTCAACATCTTCTCTGTTCCGGGAATAATGCCAATAACCTGGCCAGACAACTACTACCACACCTCAGCGGATACTCCAGAAAAGCTGAGCCTTGAAAGCCTCTCTATAATAGGAAAGGCCGTGCTTTCGACTGCCATTTTCCTGGCAAAGGCAGAGAAAGATGAGTTGGAGAGAGTTGCAAGGGGATACACTATGAAATATCTAGGAGAGCTGGGAGTTGAGAGGAAAATAGAGGTGGCAGAAAGTTTTGTCATGGATGGATTAGCGAGGGATTCAAAATTCCTTGGTCTAAACATGGGGCATGAACTTGAAGAGGATGGATGGATAGTGTGGAAGGATAGGGGGATAATAAGCACAAAGAAGATCGAGTACATAAATGAAAAGCTCGCCAACAGGCTGAAGGACATCTATGAAGACGGGAGAATGACTATAGTCCACATACATGAGTTCTTAATGCTGAGTGAGAGAGTCAAAGAAGAAAAAGCATGGAAAGCATTGAGGGACGAATACGGGAAGATAAAGGAGGATAGAGTAAAAGAGGCAGTAAAGATACTAGAAGAACTGAATATAATCAGCCCCATGTGA
- a CDS encoding glycosyltransferase — protein sequence MKVSVVIPTYNERDNLEELFSRIDNALKNYDYEIIIVDDDSPDKTWEKAQELASKYPVKVIRRINERGLSSAVIRGFKEASGDVLVVMDADLQHPPEVIPALLKKIEEGADIAIASRYVKGGKVENWPLYRKLISKAAIMIGRVALPKIKTIKDPVSGFFALKREVVEGVVLNPVGFKILMEILIKGNYSKVVEVPFTFGTRLTGKSKLKGKTMLNYLRHIYRLMKWEGEIDRIIKFSIVGLSGILVNEGFLWLFVKLGLSKEVAVIPSTELSIINNFIWNDLWTFKDVKKGSLASRLVKFHLAAFSGAVVQFVIYWVLLFLGVYYLFANLVGIVFSFIVRYIVNRHVTWG from the coding sequence ATGAAAGTCTCAGTTGTTATACCTACCTATAATGAAAGAGATAATCTTGAAGAGCTCTTCTCGAGAATAGATAACGCGCTGAAAAATTATGATTATGAAATAATTATAGTAGACGATGATTCTCCAGATAAAACTTGGGAAAAAGCCCAGGAATTGGCCTCAAAGTACCCTGTCAAGGTTATCAGGAGAATAAATGAAAGAGGATTGTCTTCTGCCGTAATAAGAGGGTTCAAAGAAGCAAGTGGAGACGTTCTAGTTGTTATGGATGCTGACCTCCAACATCCTCCAGAGGTTATACCAGCGTTGTTAAAGAAAATTGAGGAAGGTGCCGATATAGCGATTGCCAGTAGGTATGTAAAAGGGGGAAAGGTAGAGAATTGGCCTCTCTACAGAAAGCTTATTTCAAAGGCGGCTATTATGATAGGAAGGGTTGCATTACCCAAGATAAAAACAATAAAGGATCCAGTAAGTGGATTCTTTGCATTGAAAAGAGAAGTTGTTGAAGGTGTAGTGCTTAATCCGGTCGGTTTCAAGATACTCATGGAGATCCTCATCAAAGGGAATTATTCAAAAGTAGTCGAAGTGCCGTTTACTTTCGGAACTAGACTTACTGGAAAGAGCAAGCTTAAGGGAAAAACAATGCTCAACTATCTGAGACACATCTACAGGTTAATGAAGTGGGAGGGAGAGATCGACAGGATAATTAAGTTCTCTATAGTTGGTCTTTCTGGAATTCTCGTTAATGAAGGCTTCCTTTGGCTCTTCGTTAAGCTTGGCCTCTCGAAGGAGGTGGCAGTTATCCCTTCAACGGAGCTTTCAATAATAAACAACTTCATATGGAATGACTTGTGGACGTTTAAAGATGTAAAGAAGGGAAGCCTAGCTTCAAGGTTAGTGAAGTTTCACCTCGCGGCATTTAGTGGAGCAGTTGTCCAGTTCGTAATATACTGGGTCTTACTCTTCCTTGGTGTATACTACCTGTTCGCGAACCTCGTTGGAATAGTGTTTTCGTTTATAGTAAGGTATATCGTAAACAGGCATGTCACATGGGGCTGA
- a CDS encoding fibrillarin-like rRNA/tRNA 2'-O-methyltransferase: protein MVEIKRHKFPGVYVVIDEDGSEKIATKNLVPGQRVYGERVIKWEGEEYRIWNPHRSKLGAAIMNGLRNFPIKPGKTILYLGIASGTTASHVSDIIGWEGKIYGIEFSPRVLRELVPIVEDRKNIVPILGDATKPEEYRALVTKVDVIFEDVAQPTQAKILIDNAEAYLKRGGYGMIAVKSRSIDVTKEPEEVFRDVERELSEYFEVVERLNLEPYEKDHALFVVRKP, encoded by the coding sequence ATGGTTGAGATTAAGAGGCATAAGTTCCCTGGAGTTTATGTAGTTATTGACGAGGATGGAAGTGAGAAAATAGCAACGAAGAACCTTGTTCCGGGGCAGAGAGTTTATGGTGAAAGGGTAATCAAGTGGGAGGGCGAAGAATATAGGATATGGAACCCACACCGTTCAAAGCTGGGAGCCGCAATAATGAATGGTTTAAGAAACTTTCCAATAAAACCTGGAAAGACGATTCTTTACCTTGGAATAGCCAGCGGTACAACGGCATCACACGTGAGCGACATAATCGGATGGGAAGGGAAAATATATGGAATAGAGTTCTCTCCAAGAGTTCTTAGAGAGCTCGTCCCAATAGTTGAAGACAGGAAAAACATAGTGCCAATACTCGGCGATGCCACGAAGCCTGAGGAGTATAGGGCCCTTGTAACTAAGGTTGATGTTATATTTGAGGACGTCGCTCAGCCAACACAGGCAAAGATACTCATAGACAACGCTGAGGCCTACCTAAAGAGGGGAGGCTATGGAATGATAGCCGTAAAGAGCAGGAGCATTGATGTTACTAAGGAGCCAGAGGAAGTCTTTAGGGATGTTGAGAGAGAGCTAAGTGAGTACTTTGAAGTTGTTGAGAGGCTTAACCTTGAGCCATATGAAAAAGACCACGCCCTCTTTGTCGTTAGAAAGCCTTAA
- a CDS encoding hypothetical protein (functions along with aFIB and aL7a; guides 2'-O-methylation of ribose to specific sites in RNAs): protein MKAFIAENVRGIYAFDENGKLIAKRYFTEKPEKVLDKLLKGEFVKDLEVLLEELKEKGYDEFVFEHPELSRRAKELGYSATTEFPNLAGERLRSNPEEFLGENWFEDYYRVGVDLTRLRIQEQSGARDKMVIQAIEALDDIDKVINLLVSRLREWYSLHFPELDEILPRHPQYVAFVKTIGHRDNADEEKLKEIGLSEEKIRKILEAKEKTMGAWMDETDIKVVQDFAEEIDRLYKLRRELEDYIDRAMDDVAPNLKALVGAKLAARLISLAGGLRELAMMPSSTIQVLGAEKALFRHLRTGAKPPKHGVIYQYPAINRSPWWQRGKIARALAGKLAIAARVDYFSGEYIAEELKKELEARIREIKEKYPRPPKRKKEERRGKKPWKDKKKKKKKKKKPGKR, encoded by the coding sequence ATGAAGGCGTTCATAGCTGAGAATGTTCGGGGTATTTATGCATTCGACGAAAACGGCAAGCTCATAGCAAAGAGGTACTTCACAGAGAAGCCAGAAAAAGTTCTTGACAAGCTCCTTAAGGGGGAATTCGTTAAGGATCTAGAGGTTCTCTTGGAAGAGCTGAAGGAGAAGGGATATGATGAGTTTGTGTTTGAACATCCAGAGCTGAGCAGAAGGGCAAAGGAGCTTGGGTATTCAGCAACAACAGAATTCCCCAACTTAGCGGGTGAGAGGCTAAGGAGCAACCCGGAGGAATTCTTGGGAGAGAACTGGTTCGAAGATTATTACAGGGTCGGGGTTGATTTAACGAGGCTTAGAATCCAGGAGCAGAGCGGTGCAAGGGATAAGATGGTAATACAGGCTATAGAAGCCCTTGATGACATTGATAAGGTCATAAATCTCCTAGTTTCAAGGCTCAGGGAGTGGTACTCTCTGCACTTCCCAGAGCTTGATGAGATACTCCCCAGGCATCCTCAGTATGTGGCCTTCGTTAAAACGATAGGGCATAGGGATAATGCAGACGAAGAGAAGTTAAAGGAGATTGGCCTTAGTGAGGAGAAGATAAGGAAGATCCTTGAAGCAAAAGAGAAAACCATGGGTGCATGGATGGATGAGACAGATATAAAGGTTGTTCAGGACTTCGCTGAGGAGATTGACAGGCTGTACAAGCTCAGAAGGGAGCTTGAAGATTATATTGACAGGGCAATGGATGATGTTGCTCCGAACCTCAAGGCTCTTGTGGGGGCAAAGCTTGCGGCCAGGCTTATTAGTCTTGCTGGAGGCCTGAGAGAGCTTGCAATGATGCCATCCTCAACGATACAAGTTCTAGGTGCAGAAAAAGCCTTGTTTAGGCATCTCAGAACTGGAGCAAAGCCACCAAAGCATGGAGTAATTTATCAGTATCCTGCAATAAACCGCTCACCATGGTGGCAGAGAGGTAAGATTGCCAGGGCCCTAGCAGGGAAGCTTGCTATAGCGGCGAGAGTGGATTACTTCTCAGGTGAATACATAGCGGAAGAGCTGAAAAAGGAACTTGAAGCCAGGATCAGGGAGATAAAAGAGAAGTATCCTAGGCCACCAAAGAGAAAGAAAGAGGAGAGGAGAGGCAAGAAGCCCTGGAAGGACAAGAAGAAAAAGAAAAAGAAGAAAAAGAAGCCAGGTAAGAGGTGA
- a CDS encoding pyridoxal-phosphate dependent enzyme — MHPKIASLLAKFPRVELIPWETPIQYLPKVSEMLGVEVYIKRDDLTGLGIGGNKVRKLEYLLGDALAKGADVVITMGAVHSNHAFVTALAAKKLGLDAVLVLRGKEVLRGNYLLDKLMGVETRIYEAENSFELMKYAEEVAEELREQGKRPYIIPVGGASPIGTLGYVRAVGEIATQSAVLGLEFDTIVDAVGSGGTIAGLALGLALAGMKTRPVGMAVGLFGEKMVQRIEDLLRETSELLGVKVKVEVPEIYDYSFGAYGKIVREVSEIIRLVGTKEGILLDPVYTGKAFYGLIDRAKKGDLGEKILFVHTGGISGLFHYGEDMLKLLGKV, encoded by the coding sequence ATGCACCCAAAAATAGCTTCCTTGCTTGCTAAGTTTCCAAGAGTTGAACTGATACCATGGGAAACTCCGATTCAGTATCTTCCCAAGGTAAGTGAAATGCTTGGAGTGGAAGTGTATATAAAAAGGGATGACCTAACGGGTTTGGGGATCGGTGGTAATAAAGTTAGAAAACTAGAATACCTGCTCGGAGATGCCCTTGCAAAAGGAGCTGATGTTGTAATAACAATGGGGGCCGTACACTCTAATCATGCTTTTGTTACCGCCCTTGCTGCCAAAAAGCTTGGGCTTGATGCTGTGTTGGTATTAAGGGGGAAGGAAGTTCTTAGGGGCAACTACCTCCTCGATAAGCTCATGGGAGTAGAGACTAGAATATATGAAGCTGAAAATTCATTTGAGCTGATGAAATATGCGGAAGAGGTTGCGGAAGAGCTTCGGGAGCAGGGTAAGAGGCCCTACATAATACCAGTTGGGGGAGCCTCTCCAATAGGAACCTTGGGCTACGTTAGAGCGGTTGGGGAGATCGCCACACAATCTGCAGTTCTCGGGCTGGAGTTTGATACTATAGTTGATGCCGTTGGGAGTGGTGGAACGATAGCTGGCCTGGCATTAGGCTTGGCATTGGCTGGGATGAAAACCAGGCCTGTCGGAATGGCAGTGGGGTTATTTGGAGAGAAAATGGTTCAGAGAATTGAAGATTTGCTTAGAGAAACTTCAGAATTGTTAGGAGTCAAGGTTAAAGTTGAGGTTCCGGAGATATATGATTACAGCTTTGGTGCATATGGAAAGATAGTGAGGGAAGTTTCCGAAATTATAAGGTTAGTTGGGACGAAGGAGGGAATACTCTTGGATCCTGTTTACACTGGAAAGGCATTCTACGGGCTAATTGACCGGGCAAAGAAGGGTGACCTTGGAGAGAAGATACTTTTTGTCCATACAGGAGGAATCTCTGGCTTGTTCCACTATGGCGAGGACATGCTTAAGCTCCTTGGTAAGGTTTGA